One genomic segment of Novisyntrophococcus fermenticellae includes these proteins:
- a CDS encoding Type II secretory pathway, pullulanase PulA and related glycosidase: MAKKKMFWRILKGDPTRMGITRTDKGFNFGVKVPGGKEASLLLYKKGSNKVEYEIPLPAEERTGEISAVELESLEAGKWEYNYMLDGKAGPDVYARALTGRADFGARLPEYGMEHIIRCMIPELPALVTKPLDISYEDSIIYKTHVRGFTMKKGSGVKEKGTFTGIMEMIPYLKDLGITALELMPVYEFFEMPLREESKLDYRQNPGEELCNYWGYGPALYFAPKASFAASSDPVREFAHMTDSLHQAGIECILEFYFPSDTSPGMVLDVLHYWMLTFGVDGFHLLGEGSWISLIADDPLLKRTKLLCQGYDTVQLYGENKTPYYRNLGEHNKSFLQEMRKFLKGDEGCVEAASYRLRRNPATCAQINFFADHDDFTMADMVTYEQKHNEENKENNRDGTNQNFSWNCGTEGPTRKRTILKLRERQMRNAWLILMTAQGTPMIYGGDERCNTTMGNNNAYCQDNDIGWVDWNKSKTSSKMLDFVKNCIAFRKNHPILHGRREPRLMDYKSYGVPDLSYHGERAWFAQMEFNSRVLGVMYSGAYGRKADGSEDDSLYIAYNMHWEPHIFALPILKEGRVWKIAADTDQGFYQEGCEGELSDQKKISVVPRTVMILAARAPGGTENAAE, encoded by the coding sequence ATGGCAAAGAAAAAGATGTTCTGGAGAATCCTGAAAGGTGATCCAACGAGGATGGGAATTACAAGAACAGATAAGGGATTTAACTTTGGGGTAAAAGTTCCCGGAGGAAAAGAAGCCAGTCTGTTATTATATAAAAAGGGCAGTAATAAAGTGGAATATGAGATTCCTTTGCCTGCGGAAGAACGTACCGGTGAAATCAGTGCGGTGGAGCTGGAGTCTTTAGAGGCGGGAAAGTGGGAATATAATTATATGCTGGATGGAAAGGCCGGGCCGGATGTCTATGCAAGGGCTTTGACCGGAAGAGCGGACTTTGGGGCACGATTGCCGGAGTACGGCATGGAACATATTATACGCTGCATGATCCCCGAGCTCCCTGCTCTGGTTACAAAACCGTTGGATATATCCTATGAGGACTCAATTATTTATAAGACTCATGTCCGCGGTTTTACGATGAAAAAAGGTTCCGGAGTCAAGGAGAAAGGGACATTCACAGGTATTATGGAGATGATCCCTTATCTGAAAGACTTAGGAATCACGGCACTGGAACTGATGCCGGTTTATGAGTTCTTTGAAATGCCTCTAAGGGAGGAATCAAAGCTGGACTACAGACAGAATCCCGGGGAAGAATTATGCAATTACTGGGGATATGGACCGGCGCTTTATTTTGCGCCCAAGGCTTCCTTTGCGGCTTCATCGGATCCGGTCAGAGAATTCGCCCATATGACAGACAGCCTTCATCAGGCGGGAATAGAATGTATTCTGGAGTTTTATTTTCCATCGGATACCAGCCCCGGAATGGTTTTGGATGTGCTGCACTATTGGATGCTTACTTTTGGCGTGGATGGATTCCATCTGCTGGGAGAAGGAAGCTGGATTTCCCTCATTGCAGATGACCCGCTGCTAAAGAGAACGAAGTTACTCTGCCAGGGGTATGATACGGTACAATTATACGGAGAGAATAAAACACCATATTACCGGAACCTGGGTGAACATAACAAATCCTTTCTACAGGAGATGCGTAAATTTCTAAAGGGTGATGAAGGCTGTGTGGAGGCGGCGTCTTACAGGCTGCGAAGAAATCCTGCCACGTGTGCTCAAATTAATTTTTTTGCCGATCACGATGACTTTACTATGGCGGATATGGTCACTTATGAGCAAAAGCATAATGAGGAAAACAAAGAGAATAACCGTGACGGAACGAATCAGAACTTCAGCTGGAATTGCGGGACAGAGGGCCCGACCAGGAAGAGAACGATTCTGAAACTCCGTGAACGTCAGATGCGCAATGCCTGGCTGATTTTGATGACAGCCCAGGGGACGCCCATGATCTATGGAGGCGATGAAAGATGTAATACCACCATGGGAAATAACAATGCATATTGTCAGGACAATGATATAGGCTGGGTGGATTGGAATAAGAGTAAAACCAGCTCTAAGATGCTGGATTTTGTAAAGAACTGCATTGCATTTCGAAAGAATCATCCGATCCTTCATGGAAGGCGGGAGCCAAGACTTATGGATTATAAATCTTATGGTGTTCCCGATTTATCGTATCACGGGGAAAGAGCCTGGTTTGCACAGATGGAATTTAACAGCAGGGTCCTGGGAGTTATGTACAGCGGGGCCTATGGCAGGAAGGCGGATGGTTCGGAGGATGACTCCCTCTATATTGCGTACAATATGCACTGGGAACCCCATATATTTGCTCTTCCCATATTGAAGGAGGGAAGGGTCTGGAAGATTGCTGCGGATACGGATCAGGGATTTTACCAGGAGGGCTGCGAAGGTGAACTTTCAGATCAGAAAAAAATATCGGTTGTACCCCGGACAGTTATGATACTTGCAGCACGGGCACCCGGGGGAACAGAAAACGCCGCTGAATAA
- a CDS encoding aminotransferase class I/II-fold pyridoxal phosphate-dependent enzyme: protein MSKGVMNQAEAPLLDALLEFGNSNPAYFRIPAHRFEEGVNPRLLKAFGKGVFRCDLSEAEGLDDLHQAGGVIQKAQKLAAQLWGARETFFLVNGTTCGNEAMMLSTAGPGDKVLVPRNAHKSILMGLIMSGAEPCYVMPCYDQRWNLWGSVAPGAVREKLEQEGRGCKAVFLVSPTYYGVCSDLKTIGEICHTHEAVLCVDEAHGSHLYFSEHLPKGALQQGADLCAQSIHKTTGSMTQSSLLQIGSNRVDRDLVASNLQMVQSTSPSYVLMASLDGARQELALHGESMMERALELADTARKRLREISGIQVLDREDYKDQAVYDLDPLRLTFSARELGISGYRMQELLFRRSGISTELADEENLVCVITFGNTEQDVGRLVTAVRAIAGDQMLHGKREAYGNWDFSLPDKVLNPREAYFHKKISVDWEGAVGKVAGEMLVPYPPGIPLVYPGELISREIWQQVEDCRIRGLSIHGPSDPGLNKIQIIL from the coding sequence GTGAGTAAAGGTGTCATGAATCAGGCAGAGGCTCCGCTTTTGGATGCACTTCTGGAGTTTGGAAACAGTAATCCGGCATATTTCAGAATTCCCGCACACAGGTTTGAAGAAGGGGTGAATCCCAGGCTTTTAAAGGCTTTTGGAAAAGGTGTTTTCCGATGCGATTTGTCAGAAGCAGAAGGGCTGGACGATCTGCATCAGGCCGGGGGTGTAATTCAAAAAGCGCAGAAACTGGCGGCACAGCTCTGGGGGGCGCGGGAAACATTTTTCCTGGTAAATGGAACCACCTGCGGGAATGAGGCCATGATGCTCAGCACAGCCGGTCCGGGTGATAAGGTGCTGGTTCCCAGAAATGCCCATAAGTCTATACTGATGGGGTTGATTATGAGCGGCGCCGAGCCCTGCTATGTCATGCCCTGTTATGATCAGAGATGGAATCTGTGGGGAAGTGTTGCACCGGGAGCAGTCAGGGAAAAACTGGAGCAGGAGGGCAGAGGATGTAAAGCGGTCTTTCTGGTCAGCCCCACATATTATGGGGTGTGCAGTGACTTAAAGACCATAGGGGAAATCTGTCATACACATGAAGCGGTATTATGCGTGGATGAGGCCCATGGGAGCCACCTGTATTTTTCTGAACACCTTCCTAAAGGAGCCTTGCAGCAGGGAGCCGATCTTTGTGCACAAAGTATCCATAAGACAACGGGCAGTATGACGCAAAGTTCCTTGCTTCAGATTGGAAGTAACCGGGTGGACAGGGATTTGGTAGCTTCCAATCTGCAGATGGTTCAAAGTACCAGCCCCTCCTATGTTTTGATGGCTTCCCTGGACGGGGCCAGACAAGAGCTGGCGCTTCATGGGGAATCTATGATGGAACGTGCACTGGAATTGGCGGATACTGCCAGAAAGCGTCTGAGGGAAATTTCCGGAATTCAGGTATTGGACAGAGAGGACTATAAAGACCAGGCAGTCTATGATTTAGACCCGCTCAGGCTGACCTTTTCAGCCAGGGAGCTGGGGATCAGCGGATATCGGATGCAGGAGCTGCTCTTTCGGAGAAGTGGTATCAGCACAGAACTGGCAGATGAAGAAAATCTGGTTTGTGTTATTACCTTTGGCAATACCGAACAAGATGTGGGCAGGCTGGTTACAGCGGTAAGGGCCATTGCAGGAGATCAGATGCTGCATGGAAAGAGGGAAGCATACGGAAACTGGGATTTTTCATTACCGGATAAAGTCTTGAATCCCAGAGAAGCATACTTTCATAAAAAGATAAGCGTGGACTGGGAAGGTGCGGTTGGAAAAGTAGCAGGAGAGATGCTGGTTCCGTATCCGCCGGGTATCCCCTTGGTTTATCCGGGAGAACTGATCAGCAGAGAAATCTGGCAGCAGGTGGAAGACTGCCGGATTCGCGGTCTGTCCATACATGGGCCGTCGGACCCTGGCCTAAATAAGATTCAGATTATACTTTAA
- a CDS encoding branched-chain amino acid aminotransferase has translation MKKKEIDWRNLGFSYIQTEQRYVSNYKDGAWDDGIMTTDANVVLNECAGVLQYCQACFEGLKAYTTEDGRIVTFRPDQNALRMMDSAARLEMPQFPKERFLDAVTRVVKANAAYVPPYGSGATLYLRPYMFGSNAVIGVKPAEEFQFRVFATPVGPYFNSDAKPVTICVSDFDRAAPHGTGHIKAGLNYAMSLHAIVEAHKQGFDENMYLDAATRTKVEETGGSNFLFVTKDNKIVTPKSDSILPSITRRSLVYVAKEYLGLEVEEREVCLEEVKDFAECGLCGTAAVISPVGKIYDHGKEILFPSAAKGMGPVIRQLYDTLTGIQMGRLEAPKEWIHVIDQEDK, from the coding sequence ATGAAAAAGAAAGAAATCGATTGGAGAAACCTGGGGTTCAGTTACATACAGACGGAACAGCGTTATGTATCTAATTATAAAGACGGTGCATGGGATGATGGTATTATGACAACCGATGCAAATGTGGTGCTGAATGAGTGTGCAGGTGTGCTGCAGTATTGTCAGGCCTGTTTTGAAGGATTAAAAGCGTATACGACAGAGGATGGCAGGATTGTAACCTTCCGTCCGGATCAAAATGCCCTGCGTATGATGGATTCCGCCGCCAGGCTGGAGATGCCCCAATTTCCGAAAGAACGTTTTCTGGATGCGGTTACCAGGGTGGTGAAGGCGAATGCAGCGTATGTACCTCCCTATGGCTCAGGAGCAACGCTATATCTAAGACCTTATATGTTTGGCAGCAATGCTGTTATTGGCGTCAAGCCTGCGGAGGAATTCCAATTCCGTGTATTTGCAACACCGGTGGGCCCTTATTTTAACAGTGATGCCAAACCTGTCACAATTTGTGTCAGCGACTTTGACCGTGCCGCCCCTCATGGGACAGGCCATATCAAGGCCGGCCTTAATTATGCTATGAGCCTTCATGCAATTGTTGAGGCGCATAAGCAGGGATTTGATGAAAATATGTATCTGGATGCGGCTACCAGAACAAAGGTAGAAGAGACAGGCGGATCCAATTTTCTATTTGTAACAAAGGATAATAAAATCGTCACCCCAAAATCTGACAGTATTCTGCCATCCATCACCAGACGTTCCCTTGTATACGTGGCTAAGGAATATCTTGGTCTGGAAGTGGAGGAGCGTGAGGTCTGTCTGGAAGAGGTGAAGGACTTTGCCGAGTGTGGTCTTTGCGGAACAGCTGCAGTTATTTCACCGGTAGGCAAGATCTATGATCATGGAAAAGAGATACTGTTTCCGAGTGCTGCAAAGGGTATGGGACCGGTTATCAGGCAGTTGTATGATACCTTGACAGGTATCCAGATGGGACGGCTAGAGGCACCAAAGGAATGGATCCATGTGATAGACCAGGAGGATAAGTGA
- a CDS encoding exodeoxyribonuclease III has protein sequence MKMISWNVNGLRACVTKGFVDVFEKLDADIFCIQESKLQEGQIELELPGFYQYWNYAEKKGYSGTAVFSKKEPIEVTYGIGIQEHDKEGRVITCEYEAFYLVTVYTPNSQAELARLPYRITWEEAFLAYLKKLEEVKPVIFCGDLNVAHKEIDLKNPKTNRKNAGFTDEERERFTVLLEHGFVDTFRYLHPDQEGIYSWWSYRFRAREKNAGWRIDYFCVSESLKSRIEDAVIHTEIMGSDHCPVELDITLQV, from the coding sequence ATGAAGATGATTTCATGGAACGTGAATGGCTTGAGAGCATGTGTCACAAAGGGTTTTGTGGATGTGTTTGAAAAATTGGATGCGGATATCTTCTGTATTCAGGAGAGCAAGCTTCAGGAAGGGCAGATTGAACTGGAATTGCCCGGGTTTTATCAATATTGGAACTACGCAGAAAAAAAAGGATATTCGGGTACGGCTGTATTTTCAAAGAAGGAACCGATAGAAGTGACTTATGGAATTGGAATCCAGGAGCATGATAAAGAGGGGAGGGTCATCACTTGCGAATATGAAGCGTTTTATCTTGTGACGGTTTATACACCTAATTCGCAGGCAGAACTGGCCAGATTGCCTTATCGAATAACCTGGGAGGAAGCATTTCTTGCTTATCTGAAGAAACTGGAAGAAGTAAAACCTGTGATTTTCTGTGGCGATCTGAATGTGGCACATAAGGAAATCGATCTTAAGAATCCGAAAACCAACCGGAAAAATGCGGGATTTACCGATGAAGAAAGAGAGAGATTCACAGTCCTCTTAGAGCATGGATTTGTGGATACCTTCAGATATCTGCACCCGGACCAGGAAGGAATTTATTCCTGGTGGTCCTATCGGTTCAGGGCCAGAGAGAAGAATGCGGGATGGAGAATTGATTATTTCTGTGTTTCGGAATCCTTAAAAAGCCGGATAGAGGATGCTGTGATTCATACGGAAATCATGGGATCGGATCATTGCCCTGTAGAGCTTGACATTACTTTACAGGTATGA